One genomic segment of Hordeum vulgare subsp. vulgare chromosome 2H, MorexV3_pseudomolecules_assembly, whole genome shotgun sequence includes these proteins:
- the LOC123430001 gene encoding uncharacterized protein LOC123430001 yields the protein MSMSASAGEHGPPRHGTVLMRHPANVDVLQREAPQSGFDPSDAKTHAWKTADGSRKHHELQPLCRSNAAVSDAEIF from the coding sequence ATGTCCATGTCTGCATCGGCCGGAGAACACGGCCCTCCACGGCATGGCACGGTCCTGATGAGGCATCCTGCGAACGTCGACGTACTCCAACGCGAAGCGCCGCAAAGTGGATTCGATCCTTCGGACGCCAAGACACATGCGTGGAAGACGGCGGACGGATCCAGGAAACACCATGAATTGCAACCGTTGTGTCGTTCCAATGCAGCGGTGTCGGATGCAGAAATATTTTAG